In Candidatus Neomarinimicrobiota bacterium, the genomic stretch TCAAAAATGGTGATGGATGCCAATACTCCGAAGTTACAATATTCTAAAGGTGAATATTTTAAATTATCATCAAAATGGCGATCTGCATTTTCGCATTTGGTGTATCCCCTCCCAGACAAAGAACACGATTCGCTTGGAATTCATTTAAGTTTTGATAAATCTGGAATGGCGAAACTGGGACCAAGCGCCACTTGGCTGAGTGACTTTGCTGAAGAATATGAAGTTGACTCTAATCTGAAAAAAATGTTTTTTAATGAAGCCAATAAATACATTCCCGATCTAAAGATAGATCAAATATCTCCTGATTTTTCTGGAATACGACCAAAATATTTTCATCCAAATCAAGCTCATGCAGAATTTTATATTCGCCATGAATATGAAGCTGGGTTGGAAGGATGGATTAATTTGATTGGGATAGATTCTCCCGGCCTTACATCCGCGATTTCGATCGGCGAAGATGTAGCTGGTTGGGTAATTAACTAAAATAATAAGGTAAACATGATATAAATATTAAATAAATATTGTATTACTATAAAATATAACATTAATATTCGGAATGATTGACGCCAAGGATATTAGTATTTTATCACTTTTACAATCCAATTCAAGAATGACTGCTAGTGAAATCGCTGAGTCTGTAGGGATGTCTGTCCCCGCTGTAACTGAAAGAATTAAAAAGCTGACTGAAGCCGAAATCATTCAAAAGTTTTCAGCGAAATTGGATGCTAAAAAATTGGGATTTGACTTATCGGCATTTATTGCAGTTGTAAGTTCCTCATCCGATCATTATGAAGATATTATTAGTGAGTCTATAAAAAACCCTTCTGTGATGGAATGCCACTCTGTTACAGGTGATGGAAGTCATTTATTAAAAGTTAGAGTGAAAAGCTCGACTGGGCTTGAGAAATTACTGCGGGACATTCAGGCTTGGCCCGGAGTGATCCGCACTCACACATCTGTAGTGATGAGCACTTACAAAGAAGGTTTCACCTTAAAATTATCGTAAAAACCTACCTACAACCAATAAAGGAGATCAAACCATGTCTAAAGTAAAAGCAGAATACATTTGGATTGACGGGCACCAACCAACATCCAAATTGAGATCAAAAACCAAAATCATTGAGGGACCTATTTCATCTTTAAAGCAAATCCCGGAATGGGGGTTTGATGGATCAAGCACCATGCAAGCCGAAGGACGCAACAGTGACTGTATGTTGCTGCCGGTTTGTTTTATTCCGGATCCGATTAGGGAAGGTGATGATATATTAGTTATGAATGAAGTCCTAAATGCAGATGGCACGGTGCATAAATCGAATTCGCGAGCTGAACTTTCTGAAATTGCCGATAAGTATAATGATCATGAGCCATGGTTTGGGATTGAACAGGAATTCACATTTTTTGTTGGGAGATCTCCACTTGGTTGGCCCGATGGTGGATATCCCGCTCCACAAGGTCCATTTTATTGTGGCGTTGGAGCTGACGAAGTATTTGGTCGTGAAATTGTAGAAGATCATATGGATGCATGTGTAAGAGCAGGAATTGGATTATCGGGTATTAATGCTGAAGTGATGCCTGGACAATGGGAATTTCAGGTTGGGCCACTTGGGGCGTTGGAAGTTTCAGATCAGCTTTGGCTCTCCCGTTGGCTTTTATATCGAATTGCAGAAGACTACGGTGTGAATGCGACACTTCATCCCAAACCTGTAAAAGGTGACTGGAATGGTGCGGGTGCGCATACGAATTTCAGCACAAAAGCAATGCGAGAGAAAGGTGGTATAAAAGTAATTGAAACTGCTTGTGAAGCTTTGGGTAAAAGACACGAGGAACACATTGCAGTGTATGGTGCTCATAATGAGGAAAGGCTAACCGGACTCCACGAAACCTGTTCTATCCATGAATTTCGATATGGAGTAAGCGATCGAGGTGCTTCGGTACGCATTCCAATGGCGACGGCGAATGATGGTTATGGATATTTAGAGGATCGCCGTCCTTCGGCAAATATGGATCCTTACGAAGTATGCAAAATGTTGATTGAAACCTGTTGTTCTTAAAATTCCCTATCAATTAACACATTAAATAAAAGCCTTTTGCAAGGATTTTATTTTATCCAACAAATGAACAAATAATCGCTGTAATAGTATAAATTTGATTATGAACAATAATCGGTTTTATCTAGCTGTTATGTTTTCTTTCTTCTTGCTCCAATCCGTTGGGATTTCAAAAGACGAAAACAATTATCCAATCATTCTAGTTCACGGATTTATGGGATGGGGGCGTGATGAAATGGCTGGATACCGATATTGGGGAGGAAAGTTTGATATTGAAGAATATCTAACGGAAAACGGGTTTGAAGTATATACGACCTCTATAGGTCCGGTTTCGTCGAATTGGGATCGGGCTATTGAATTATTTTATCAAATAAAAGGAGGGCAAGTTGATTATGGTAAAGCGCACTCTGATAAATTCGGAATTACTCAAAAACCCAGTGTTAAAAAATTCCCAGGACTTTATCCAGAATGGGATTCCGATCACCCGATACATTTAATTGGACATAGTATGGGCGGGCAAACGGTTAGGATGTTACTTTATCAATTAACGCACTCAATTTATTCAGACTCTCTTGATATTATTCTCGAAGAAAGCGATTTGTTGGGTGAGGAACATTCAGATTGGGTTCGGTCGATCACTTCGATTTCAACTCCACACGATGGAACTACGTTGAGTAATATTGTTACTAGTACTGCTCCCCTTTTACAAGATATTATTGTCCTCGCATCAGCTGTTGGAAACGATTTTTACGAGTTTGATCTTGAGCAGTGGAAATTTAATAAGTCAGCGGATGAAATATGGATTGATTATTTTAGAAGGATGCGAGAGCATCCAGCTTGGAAAACAAAAAATATCTGTTCTTGGGATGCAAGTATTAATGGAGCAAAAGAATTGAATACATTATTAACGGTAGAGAAAAATGTTTACTATTTCTCATTTTCTTCATCTTC encodes the following:
- a CDS encoding glutamine synthetase, which codes for MSKVKAEYIWIDGHQPTSKLRSKTKIIEGPISSLKQIPEWGFDGSSTMQAEGRNSDCMLLPVCFIPDPIREGDDILVMNEVLNADGTVHKSNSRAELSEIADKYNDHEPWFGIEQEFTFFVGRSPLGWPDGGYPAPQGPFYCGVGADEVFGREIVEDHMDACVRAGIGLSGINAEVMPGQWEFQVGPLGALEVSDQLWLSRWLLYRIAEDYGVNATLHPKPVKGDWNGAGAHTNFSTKAMREKGGIKVIETACEALGKRHEEHIAVYGAHNEERLTGLHETCSIHEFRYGVSDRGASVRIPMATANDGYGYLEDRRPSANMDPYEVCKMLIETCCS
- a CDS encoding lipase — its product is MNNNRFYLAVMFSFFLLQSVGISKDENNYPIILVHGFMGWGRDEMAGYRYWGGKFDIEEYLTENGFEVYTTSIGPVSSNWDRAIELFYQIKGGQVDYGKAHSDKFGITQKPSVKKFPGLYPEWDSDHPIHLIGHSMGGQTVRMLLYQLTHSIYSDSLDIILEESDLLGEEHSDWVRSITSISTPHDGTTLSNIVTSTAPLLQDIIVLASAVGNDFYEFDLEQWKFNKSADEIWIDYFRRMREHPAWKTKNICSWDASINGAKELNTLLTVEKNVYYFSFSSSSTSLDSTTGFHVPTDNMPFILRGYARSMGKKVDYWDDGSHTDSTWYENDGIVNTISMRSPTTGLQGPDPVVDYRESRELIPGQWNFMGTIPVDHRKPVGHFLSGNYSIKEVFKLYKDHCTLLYSIPK
- a CDS encoding Lrp/AsnC family transcriptional regulator, translating into MIDAKDISILSLLQSNSRMTASEIAESVGMSVPAVTERIKKLTEAEIIQKFSAKLDAKKLGFDLSAFIAVVSSSSDHYEDIISESIKNPSVMECHSVTGDGSHLLKVRVKSSTGLEKLLRDIQAWPGVIRTHTSVVMSTYKEGFTLKLS